TATTTATTAGAATGCAAGAAACTTATGGAatcaaaaaatttcagtttctccACAGTGGATTTGTCAATAATTGCCCattaatttaatcaaagaataaGAAACAAAGTAAAAGTGAAGAAAAAGATATTGCGAAGGCGCCGCACGCGCACTAACCTTGGTCGAGTCTTCAGTTGAGATCCTCTCGTTCGGCGGAACTCTGGGTCGGTGGGGCTTGCCTCGTCGTCACTGGGAGGCTGCCAGACTGGTGTTGATGGTTTAGGGTTCCCTGGTTCATAGATCTGCAGTGGCTCGAGGTTTGTGTCTAATATGGTCTTGCTTAGGTCGAAATCGCTCTATGGCTGGGGGAGTCGTGGATTTGCTTCAAGGGACGGCGCGGACTAGTGTTTGTCTTCAGGCAACGGCGGTAGTGCAGCGGTATCGCCGGGATGCAGTCGGCCGATGCTCAAGGGGCATAGGGATCCTTTATTTTTGGATCGGGTATGGTGTTGTTCGGGTTTTTTTGCCCTCGCAGTGGTGGCGGTGTGATGCGGATGGTGGTCCTTGAAGTGGCGTCGACGACATGGTGCAGGTGTGGCAGCGGCTGGTTTGCGGTGTGCGGCGTCCTCAACATAGAAAGCCAGAAGCTCAACAGGGTTGAGTCAGCTAGTTGGGCTTAGGGTTCTGCTCTTCTTTGGGGCAAATGGGCcgttagttagcttttattattttctagttCATTTAGGCCCTTTTTGAGGCATCTGGTGGTTTTTTTTCCTACCTAGTTTTTAGCATTGGGTTTGGTCTTTGTCGATTTAATTCTCagtgtctctagttgtacaccagttgaggtctctaggcaacTAGATTTACTGTTTTATGAGTTAGGTTGGGAGGACCCGGCCTTCTAGCACttccggcgtagtaccaaaaGGGGATCCCGCTTTGTTTACGTACttgattgtacaatgagtaggtctattttctatgtaccacttTGAGTACTACCACtgtcttcttgtctgtctagatGGCAGCGAAAGgatatgtaacggcctattctggcttctGATGAATATATTTTCGCCTACTGgctctatttcaaaaaaaaaaaaaaaaaaaagaagtaaaagtgAAGAAAATTTATCATGTATGTCTTTATATGAAAAACGTTTAATTGATCAATACCATATACGAATTTGTATTGAAGGTATCGTAAATCATAAAAGAGAATATCAGGCtgcttaccaaaaaaaaaacagagaatatCAGGCTAGGGTTTCCTCTACACGTCATTCTCAACACCCACGACTATCCACCATGGTTGACGAAGATTCAACCCGTTTAGGAGCTACACTTGCCATCTCCGAGAAGGGGAAAACGTCTTTTGGTCCTGCTGGCGGCGCTGCCATTTCCAATCACCACTACGCGCACAGTCGGTCGTCTTCTCATGgcaacatggaagaagatggtggacCCCAAATCCTTTATGGGTACCCTGGCCTCTGTTTGGGAATTCCGAAATTGGTTTTCCATAAGAGAACATAATGGAGGTTTGTCTTCCAGTATACGGTGGAGGAAGAGCGGATGAAAGTGGTCGACGATAGACCTTGGTTATGCCTTGACTGTTTCGAATTATGCTAGTTACTCGGAACTTAATTTTAGGGTAACGTTATGTTGGATTACTTTAGAATTTTCTAGTCATATTTCAATCTTATCGTAGCCTAACAGTGGGTGAGTAATTACATAACGTTTTctacatttattttttaatagatTCACACCCACaatctttcaaaaaaaagaaaatatcaacCAAACAGAGTAGGTCAAAAATCACCAGCTACATTGCATCATTTTGTACACCATGATATATAAATTATCTTACAGTACCCGACACAAACTGCTGACATtctggttatatatatatatggtgcaCATTCAATTCAGACGAGGTAGGCACATCACCTTCATCTTTGTCACGCAGCACATTTCCCGACATTAATTTGATTGGTTGGCAACACTAACATGGTAACATGCATATTTATACAGGCCACACATATAGCTAAGCAGATGTGACTTATGAGGATGGTAGTGTTTTCCTTTCTCTCACCCGCACAGGAAGGCCACCACGGAAAGTGGCTGTGAGTCCCGGTGAGAATCGCGGCACATCAAATTGTGTCGTTGTCTGGATGTCGAAGTTTCTAAGCAAAGAAAGAGCCACAACTTTGAGCTCCATTAAGGCCATCTCCTTTCCCAAGCAAACCCTATGTCCTGGTTGGAAAACCGGGTATTTAAATGCGTTTTCCATGAAGAAAGCACCTTCCTTCAACCATCTTTCCGGCTTGAATTCCATGTAGTCTGGTCCCCAATTCTCTGGGATCCGACCCATCGCGTAGGGATGGTAAGTAACCCTAGTCCCTTTCTTCACAAACGTCCCGTCCGGCAAAACATCGTCTTGGTCACAAAACTTCGAATCAAATTGGACAGGAGGGTAAAGTCTCATGCTCTCATAAATTGCCGCTTGTAAATAATGAAGCTCTTGCATATGTTCGAAGCTTTTCAGGCTCTCATTGCGACCTAGTACTCTGTCTGCCTCGGATCGAATTGCTGACTCGACCACCTTGTGGGTCGTCATGAGCCAGAAGAAGCTGGTCAGTGCTGACGCAACTGTGTCGCGACCAGCTAATAGAAAGCTAATGACAATGTCTCTCAAGTACGTCTCATCATCTACGCTCCGCATGAAGCGTGACAAGAGATCCCTCTGAGTAGAAAATCCCATCTGCCGCTTTGTCACGATAACCTCTCTCGCCAATACATCGATCATGTTAATGGCTTCTTTTAATTGCTTCTCGCTCCCCAAATTCAGCATCCTCTTGATCTTCCAGACGAGAGGAGACGCCGTCATGGCTCTCTCCGCAGACAACCTCGACGCCAGATCAAAAGAAACAGCAAACTCCGATAAGGGCAGGGACAAATCCAAACACATAGGGTCCAACCCAAAAGAGAACTTGCATATGCTATCAAAGGAGAATCTCTTGAACACGTCTTGCAAATCCAAGACATCTTTCGTCTCCGAAAAGGACGATAAAAGCGGGATGAGCCGGTTTTCAATCTCGTGATTGACAATCTCAAAAGCATAAGATCTCACCGAGTGCTTATCCAGCTCCAGACTCGCCATCTTCCTCTGAAACCTCCATGGATGACCATCCACGTTGAAAATACCTTGACCCAGAAAGTCACCCAAGATTGTAGAGAAAGGTTTGCCTTTCGGGAAGTTTTCGAAATTTGTTTTGAGCATGTACTGAACGTTTTCTGGGTTTGCTGTGATGGTGTTTCTGAGAACATGTATGTGGATGGTTTTGGTAGGTGACTCTCTCAAAAGATGTGCATACCAATCACAAAGATTGTGGAATTTTAGAGACCAAGAAGAGGTGAGATAAGTGCTACAGATTTCACAGTTGCACCATAGCCTTGATCTCAGTAGGTACAAGCTGATGAAAGAGAGCAAAATGAAGGACATGGGGGTGAAAAGGAACTGAGGGAACCAAGAAACTTCAAGCTCCATTGATTATtgataaagaaaaagagaaaacctATAAGCGAGAAGATATTCGACTCAGAAtttagagattgatgagagGCCATGAAAGGCATGTTGAAGGGGTATATATGGGGTTGGCGTAAATGTTTTATGTATTGTGTTGTACAATCATTTAGAATTAgatggttttctttgtttccaCTTGCAAAGAGAAATTGACAATTCAATATTAGGAGAGATATAATATAAGAGCATGAAGAAACCGTGCGTCTGGTGAGGATATATCTGGGCAGCGTCCATAGCTGTGATACTTGAAAAAGCTAAAATTCTCCTATATACGGCGGTGTAAGTCTACATATATTAATTATACAAATCTCAGCCCGTCTATATATGAGATATGTTATTTATCATTCAAAATCGTTCAATCTTAGCAGGACATATCTTCAATCGCGAATCTAAAACTCTAAAGGACACAATAAAAATTGTTGATATTCACCCACGTGCTTATATTCTTATTTGCACAAACtggtgttttcttttgtttatgagAAGTTAACTGACAATTATATTTTATATTGGGTGGATAAAATGCAAGCAGTGGTCAAAAAAGGAGGAATAGTTTAGAGATTTTATAACTCTAGTGTACTGTAGACAATGACCAACATGTTAGGGTGGGTCATGGGTGGAGTGAAACTACAGATTTATCCACGGATACAGAGACAAAATTTTGATGCAATATATTGAAATGAGCtgctttcaaatttttttttttttttttgaggagtgAAAAAATTACAACAAGAAATTCCTAAGACAATCATAATTAAAGTTATCAAAATTAGAAGCTGTAAGCTCGGAGAGAGGGAGCTTCCCTTTCCACGTGGAAGGGTTCTTCAGAGTATGACCATGATGCGTGATCGCATCCgccacaaaattggcttcacgGGGGACATAGCAGAAGACAATGTGGTCAAAGCTACTAGCCAAGCAAACTATGTCTCTAGCAAGGGTTCGGAGCCTCCAAGGGATGGAGCACTTTTTATTGATGACGTCAATGACTAGTTTGGAGTCCCCTTCCACCAAAACTTTCTTGCAATTATTGATCAGAGCATGATAAAGACCATCTCTAAGAGCATTTCCCTCAGCGACAGGAACATAGGAAATGCCAATGTTCCTGGAACCAGCAACAATATGAGTGCCATGCTCATCACGAAGGACAAAACCCGAGGCAGCACTCTTGTTTCCAATAACCGACCCGTCAAAGTTGAGCTTGTAGAAGCCAGAAGGAGGCGGTTGCCATTTGATTGTCGAGTGGACTGCATTAGCAGGGGGGGGAGTTACCCCAAGACTTTGGCTTATTGGCCAATCTGTACTGTTCAGCAGTGATCGCAGATGAAAAAATTACAGaagctggggggggggggggggggggttaatTTCTGTCTGAAAATAAGGTTGTTTATGGCCTCCCAAAGCTTCCAACAAATGATGAtaagattttctgttgtctgtttacaaaaaccagaaacaaaacaagaatCAAACCAGTTTTCAAAAGAGCTGCTTTCAATTTTGGTAAATGTTAAAATCGAACATTTAGATTAAAGATCAATGTATTATGAAAACTTTATATCCgtagttttgacttttgactacCATGTTAGGGTGGTTAATGGCTCAACATTACGTTTAAAAATAGTGGCTAAGATGATTCGTTTATCTTTTTCATTATATAGCAAGTCATGTTATGAAACATCAAGATAGTAATTGCATGCGTTTATTTCTTTCATTGCACAGTGGTACACAATTTATAATAAAGATCAATTACTCTAGTAATGGAGCTAGGAAGTATGGTAGGGCCCTGCACATTTTTTAGTTGATATGTCCTTCTACAGTTATTATTTAGAGACATCAAACTATATATACAATCCAACATTTAGAAGTACCGTAAGAATTACATACAACTCATGCGCGCgtgcatacacacacacatatatatatatatatatatctatatatattaggacctaatgctcttatatatatatatatatgttaggaCCTAATGCTCTTTTCTCATTTTTGGTAAGTTGCGGTTATATTTCTTTGTCAGGTGAACTTTAGATATGTGTAACATGTGTTCATCAACACGACATGACACTAGTGGAAAATATCATAAAATCATTGCACAAATAATGTGCTAGTGACGTTGACTGTCATACCGCATGACTCATAGTCTCATACGTGTGCAGCATGAGGTTTATTAAGTTGCATTAAATTAGCAGTGAGGTTTAGTGTGGAAATTTAAATGATACTCCTTTTAGTTagaatttatatttatattaaaaGAAATTGTTTAAAAAATATTATCAACTTACTAATTTATTAAAGAAATTACATATAACTACCCACTCCAGTGAGGTTATCAAAATAGTCATTACATAAGTAAATTAACTTTTAAATGAGGCAACGTACGATGAAAACTATTTTACATAACTAATGAGAAATTCAGAAagaggagcataaaatgcgggCATT
Above is a genomic segment from Rosa chinensis cultivar Old Blush chromosome 3, RchiOBHm-V2, whole genome shotgun sequence containing:
- the LOC112192944 gene encoding cytochrome P450 94C1, which translates into the protein MELEVSWFPQFLFTPMSFILLSFISLYLLRSRLWCNCEICSTYLTSSWSLKFHNLCDWYAHLLRESPTKTIHIHVLRNTITANPENVQYMLKTNFENFPKGKPFSTILGDFLGQGIFNVDGHPWRFQRKMASLELDKHSVRSYAFEIVNHEIENRLIPLLSSFSETKDVLDLQDVFKRFSFDSICKFSFGLDPMCLDLSLPLSEFAVSFDLASRLSAERAMTASPLVWKIKRMLNLGSEKQLKEAINMIDVLAREVIVTKRQMGFSTQRDLLSRFMRSVDDETYLRDIVISFLLAGRDTVASALTSFFWLMTTHKVVESAIRSEADRVLGRNESLKSFEHMQELHYLQAAIYESMRLYPPVQFDSKFCDQDDVLPDGTFVKKGTRVTYHPYAMGRIPENWGPDYMEFKPERWLKEGAFFMENAFKYPVFQPGHRVCLGKEMALMELKVVALSLLRNFDIQTTTQFDVPRFSPGLTATFRGGLPVRVRERKTLPSS
- the LOC112194231 gene encoding uncharacterized protein LOC112194231, coding for MGCSSGGIGWGKWRSNDWPISQSLGVTPPPANAVHSTIKWQPPPSGFYKLNFDGSVIGNKSAASGFVLRDEHGTHIVAGSRNIGISYVPVAEGNALRDGLYHALINNCKKVLVEGDSKLVIDVINKKCSIPWRLRTLARDIVCLASSFDHIVFCYVPREANFVADAITHHGHTLKNPSTWKGKLPLSELTASNFDNFNYDCLRNFLL